In one Verrucomicrobiota bacterium genomic region, the following are encoded:
- the nadD gene encoding nicotinate (nicotinamide) nucleotide adenylyltransferase yields MTQRIGLFGGSFNPVHLGHLLVAQAAREELQLDRIVFTPAAMSPFKPGLELAPAAQRLRLLRLALAGRTYCEIDDQEIRRGGISYTIETVREYRCRGPEARLFYLIGADHVPQLPLWRDAEELARLVEFVVIPRPGQAFQEAPAPFRSHPLRGFPLGVSASQIRDRVRDGLPIDSLVPPLVAEAILAGRMYSKKDP; encoded by the coding sequence ATGACGCAGCGGATCGGCTTATTTGGAGGTTCCTTCAACCCGGTTCATCTGGGACACCTCCTGGTCGCGCAAGCGGCGCGCGAGGAATTGCAGCTCGACCGCATTGTTTTCACTCCGGCTGCGATGTCCCCGTTCAAACCCGGCCTCGAACTGGCTCCAGCCGCTCAACGCTTGCGTCTGTTGCGCCTGGCGCTGGCCGGACGGACGTATTGCGAAATCGACGATCAAGAAATCCGGCGCGGCGGCATTTCCTACACCATCGAAACCGTGCGCGAATACAGATGCCGCGGCCCGGAAGCCCGGCTCTTTTATTTGATCGGCGCGGACCACGTGCCCCAACTTCCTTTGTGGAGGGACGCCGAAGAATTGGCCCGGCTGGTCGAATTCGTCGTGATTCCGCGTCCGGGCCAGGCGTTCCAAGAAGCGCCCGCGCCCTTCCGCAGCCACCCGTTGCGGGGATTTCCCCTGGGCGTCTCCGCGTCGCAAATCCGGGACCGCGTTCGCGACGGATTGCCCATCGACTCGTTAGTGCCGCCGCTGGTGGCCGAAGCGATTCTCGCCGGCCGCATGTATTCGAAGAAAGACCCATAA
- the rsfS gene encoding ribosome silencing factor, translating to MNSRTLALRCRELADNKKAENIVILDVKKLSSITDYFVIATGTSEPHVRAIVDEIRDKLDEECRLRPRATDGTLQTAWVVLDYFDVIIHIMRPDVRDHYDLEGLWGDAPRVRVRQRKATAAEL from the coding sequence ATGAATTCAAGAACCCTGGCCCTGCGCTGCCGCGAATTGGCCGACAACAAAAAAGCCGAAAACATCGTCATCCTGGACGTCAAGAAACTCTCGTCCATCACCGACTACTTCGTGATCGCGACGGGCACGAGCGAGCCGCACGTGCGCGCAATTGTCGATGAGATTCGGGACAAACTGGATGAAGAATGCCGGCTCCGGCCCCGCGCGACCGATGGCACGCTGCAAACCGCCTGGGTGGTGCTCGATTACTTCGACGTGATCATCCACATCATGCGGCCCGACGTCCGGGACCACTACGATTTGGAAGGTTTGTGGGGGGATGCGCCGAGGGTTCGTGTCCGACAGAGGAAAGCGACGGCGGCGGAATTATGA
- a CDS encoding RNA-binding protein: MISNERPSPYGHRLHAPSGSKPPVIEETIKSDKIQIERKTFVFTLKENPRGRFLRITEDVNGRRDTIIIPATGLEDFKRLLDDMLKVSGETPAKMGAE, from the coding sequence ATGATCTCGAATGAAAGACCTTCACCTTACGGCCATCGTCTCCACGCGCCTTCCGGCTCCAAGCCGCCCGTCATCGAGGAAACGATCAAATCGGACAAAATTCAGATCGAACGAAAGACGTTCGTCTTCACGCTGAAGGAGAATCCGCGAGGCCGCTTTCTTCGCATCACCGAAGACGTCAACGGCCGCCGTGACACGATCATCATTCCCGCCACCGGTTTGGAGGATTTCAAACGCCTCCTGGACGACATGTTGAAAGTGTCGGGTGAAACACCGGCGAAGATGGGCGCCGAGTGA
- a CDS encoding DUF4149 domain-containing protein — translation MLFFLRCIGIINAAIWLGAAFFSCIILAPALASESMQAILPPSHTGRAWQIVLERYFILQYWCGGIAVVHLLAEWLYTGRPLKPWSVYLALSLLGLGLAGGLWLRPKVTRLHLDLYGARSTPQQRENARRPLRHWEGVLQVCQGLAALGLVVHLVQTSAPVGAPRFLNANKFKG, via the coding sequence GTGCTCTTCTTCCTGCGATGCATCGGGATCATCAATGCCGCGATCTGGTTGGGCGCCGCCTTTTTCTCCTGCATCATCCTGGCTCCGGCGCTGGCTTCCGAGTCCATGCAGGCGATTCTTCCTCCGTCGCACACGGGCCGGGCGTGGCAAATCGTGCTCGAACGCTACTTTATCCTCCAGTACTGGTGCGGCGGGATTGCCGTCGTTCATTTGCTGGCCGAGTGGCTCTACACGGGCCGTCCTTTGAAGCCGTGGTCGGTTTATCTCGCGTTGAGCTTGCTGGGTCTGGGCCTCGCGGGCGGGTTGTGGCTGCGGCCGAAGGTCACGAGACTTCACCTGGACCTTTATGGGGCGCGTTCCACCCCGCAACAGAGGGAAAATGCCCGCCGGCCGTTGCGCCATTGGGAAGGAGTTCTGCAGGTTTGCCAGGGCCTGGCGGCGCTCGGACTGGTGGTTCATTTGGTTCAGACGAGCGCGCCGGTCGGCGCGCCGCGGTTTTTGAACGCCAACAAATTCAAGGGTTGA